Genomic segment of Paenibacillus sp. FSL R5-0623:
GCGGGCGTATCCATATCTACGGTCTCCAACGCCTTAAATGGTGTAGATGTCTTGAACCCGGAGACGAAATCACATGTTCTTAAGGTGGCAGAGCGTTTAAATTATGTGCCCAATCTGAACGGCAAGCTGTTGAAGTCCGGTCAAACCAAAATGCTCGGTTTTTTCACTACAAGTGTATCGGGTCCGTATTTCTATAAGCTGGTTGAGTCAATGTCTCGCGAATGTGATCGTCTTGGGTACGGGCTGAATGTATTTGTGACCAAGGATAAACACGTTATTATGAGTAATATTCTGGGTCGGCGGGTGGACGGTGTCATTATCTACGAAGAGCTTCGGATCGATGAGCAAGATATTATCGCTATGGAGAAAGACAAGATCAAGGCGGTTTTTCTGGATCGGGTCTATCAGAGTGATACGATGGGAAGTGTCATTTTTGACTCGTTTGTGGCGGCTTATGAAGCAACCAAGTATTTAATTGGGCTGGGGCACAAGAAAATTGCTTATATTTCGGGTGTGGACACGATGTTTGACAGTGTGCAGCGTAGAGACGGCTATTTGGCTGCCTTGCATGAATACCAGCTTCCAATCGATGAAGATTACATTATACAAGGGTATTTTGAGGAGGAGAGCACGTATAGTGCGATAAAATCTTTTCTTCATTTACACCCGGGCAAGCGGCCTGATGCATTTCTTGCAGGGAATGACTTGAGTGCAATTGGCTGTATGCATGCGTTGAAGTCTGAGGGTTTTGAAGTGCCTCAAGATGTTAGTGTCGTGGGTTTTGACGATATTGATATCGCACAGTATTTTTCTCCACCGCTTACAACGGTAAGAAATCAAATTGCAAGACAGGGTATCCTGGCCATCAATCAACTGGTGGGTATGATCAAGGAGAAAGAACAAGGGGCTGCGCAAAAATTGGCGGGTGAGCTGGTGGTGAGAGGTTCAAGCCATGTGAAGGTCGACCGGAAAGACTACCGTACATAAGTTGATTCAGCTTCTTCTCCGGTCTTTTTTTACATAAATATAAATAAAGGGGTTTTTTATGTCGAAAAATAAAAACGTTTTTATAAACATGCATGATGGAGAGGAGTAAAAAAACGTGGATAAATTAGCCGTAGAGACATCAACCGGTAAAAATGCGATCAGTCCCAATGGGAAGAAACCCATCGGACAACGGATCAAAGAATTCATAGTCGATTATCGGAGACAATGGGAGATTCAATCGATGATTATCCCGGGCATTATCTTTATGATTATTTTCTGTTATATCCCGATTTACGGTTTGACAATTGCCTTCAAAAATTACACGGTCATTGATACGCTGGCTACCGCTCCTTGGGTAGGGCTGGATAATTTCAGAATCATTTTATCAGACAAATACTTCTGGGATGCGGTCGTGAATACGCTGGGGATCAGTTTTCTGAAACTGGGTATCGGGTTCGTTATTCCCATAATTCTCGCGATCATGATCTACGAGTTAAACAGCGGACGATTCAAGAAGTTTGTGCAAACGGTTTCATATTTGCCCCACTTTTTGTCCTGGATTGTACTTGGGGGAATGCTGATCACCTGGTTTTCA
This window contains:
- a CDS encoding LacI family DNA-binding transcriptional regulator; protein product: MAKITIKDVAREAGVSISTVSNALNGVDVLNPETKSHVLKVAERLNYVPNLNGKLLKSGQTKMLGFFTTSVSGPYFYKLVESMSRECDRLGYGLNVFVTKDKHVIMSNILGRRVDGVIIYEELRIDEQDIIAMEKDKIKAVFLDRVYQSDTMGSVIFDSFVAAYEATKYLIGLGHKKIAYISGVDTMFDSVQRRDGYLAALHEYQLPIDEDYIIQGYFEEESTYSAIKSFLHLHPGKRPDAFLAGNDLSAIGCMHALKSEGFEVPQDVSVVGFDDIDIAQYFSPPLTTVRNQIARQGILAINQLVGMIKEKEQGAAQKLAGELVVRGSSHVKVDRKDYRT